One Glaciihabitans arcticus DNA window includes the following coding sequences:
- a CDS encoding FHA domain-containing protein FhaB/FipA has protein sequence MSELTLFILRFGFLGLLWFFVFAVVYALRSDLFGQRVRKQPEPAAAAPVYSAPPVTVAPSPAAPSRSTNSSSLGATRLVITGGAKEGLELPLPSEQLTIGRASESGLVIRDDYTSTHHARLLLWQDGWVIQDLDSTNGTFLDGTRVIVPTQVPVNTPVKIGTTSFELRR, from the coding sequence ATGAGTGAACTGACCCTCTTCATCCTGCGCTTCGGCTTCCTCGGGCTGCTCTGGTTCTTCGTCTTCGCGGTCGTCTACGCGCTGCGCAGCGACCTGTTCGGCCAGCGGGTGCGTAAGCAGCCCGAACCGGCGGCAGCAGCCCCCGTCTATTCGGCACCGCCGGTCACCGTCGCGCCCTCCCCCGCGGCTCCCAGCCGGTCGACCAACTCGAGCTCGCTCGGTGCGACCCGTCTCGTGATCACCGGCGGCGCGAAGGAGGGGCTCGAACTGCCCCTCCCCTCCGAGCAGCTGACCATCGGCCGCGCGAGCGAGTCCGGTCTTGTCATCCGCGACGACTACACCTCGACACACCACGCGCGCCTGCTGCTCTGGCAGGACGGCTGGGTCATCCAAGACCTAGACTCGACCAACGGAACATTCCTCGACGGAACCCGCGTCATCGTTCCCACCCAGGTACCCGTGAACACGCCAGTCAAGATCGGCACAACGAGTTTTGAACTTCGGCGGTAG
- a CDS encoding FhaA domain-containing protein has protein sequence MGLLDSFERGLERAVNGAFAKTFKSGLQPIEITSALRRELDTKAAVVSRDRILVPNQFTVRLARGDFERMTGLGAPLTDELTALVQQHAAAQGYSFAGGISIRFEQKPGLSEGMIEVASVGAQGSIAWTPIVDIAGKRYPITRSHTVIGRGSDADITVDDSSISRKHVEILWDGKRAQVNDLGSTNGSLLNGEKVSKAPLSPDSVIDIGRTRIVFRVLAQSSDDRLAGSRTDEAGR, from the coding sequence GTGGGGCTTCTGGACAGCTTCGAAAGAGGCCTTGAGCGAGCCGTCAACGGCGCATTCGCCAAGACGTTCAAAAGCGGTCTGCAGCCGATCGAGATCACGAGCGCCCTGCGCCGCGAACTCGACACGAAGGCAGCCGTGGTCTCCCGCGACCGCATTCTGGTGCCCAACCAGTTCACCGTGCGCCTCGCCCGTGGCGATTTCGAGCGGATGACCGGACTCGGCGCCCCCCTCACCGACGAGTTGACCGCGCTCGTGCAACAGCACGCTGCGGCGCAGGGGTACTCCTTTGCGGGCGGCATTTCCATCCGGTTCGAGCAGAAGCCCGGATTGAGCGAGGGCATGATCGAGGTCGCCTCGGTCGGCGCGCAGGGCAGTATCGCGTGGACGCCCATCGTGGACATCGCCGGCAAGCGCTACCCGATCACCCGCTCGCACACGGTCATCGGCCGCGGCAGCGACGCCGACATCACCGTCGACGACTCGAGCATCTCGCGCAAGCACGTCGAGATCCTCTGGGACGGCAAGCGCGCGCAGGTCAACGATCTCGGGTCGACCAACGGTTCGCTACTCAACGGCGAGAAGGTCTCGAAGGCCCCGCTGTCTCCCGATTCCGTCATCGACATCGGTCGCACGCGTATTGTGTTCCGCGTGCTCGCCCAATCTTCCGATGACCGTCTCGCCGGCTCCCGAACCGACGAGGCGGGCCGATGA
- a CDS encoding PP2C family protein-serine/threonine phosphatase, with amino-acid sequence MATSGKSAAVSHVGKIRANNQDSGYAGSHLFVVADGMGGHAGGDVASAITVNRVIDIDKQFSSGSEAEFAFHASLTAANAMLAETVFDHPELTGMGTTVSGMLLVDGQAAIAHIGDSRIYLLRDGELKQVTSDHTFVQRLVDSGRITEEEAAVHPRRSVLMRVLGDVDATPEIDTSVVPVRDGDRWLLCSDGLSSYVSEDKIAAALMTNPLAQDAAERLVKDSLDQGAPDNVTVVIVDIDSAEGSAHVPPLTVGSASVPLVFEGDTGRKAIRLPTLLLHPLKATKPDDSHFEPESDGYLDELILEDRKRARRRRITWLVVLALIVAAVVAAAVIGYQWTQTRFFVGASGTSVAIYQGVQQDLGPISLSNVYRKTDLGLDQLSDFSRKAVMATISASDLADAERIVEQLVDASN; translated from the coding sequence ATGGCCACTAGCGGCAAGAGCGCGGCCGTCTCCCACGTCGGGAAGATCCGCGCCAACAACCAGGACAGCGGCTACGCCGGCTCGCACCTGTTCGTCGTCGCCGACGGCATGGGCGGCCACGCGGGCGGCGACGTCGCCTCGGCCATCACCGTCAACCGCGTCATCGACATCGACAAGCAGTTCTCCTCGGGCTCCGAGGCCGAGTTCGCCTTCCACGCCTCCCTCACCGCGGCCAACGCGATGCTCGCCGAGACCGTGTTCGACCACCCCGAACTGACCGGCATGGGCACAACGGTGAGCGGCATGCTTCTCGTCGATGGCCAAGCCGCGATCGCTCACATCGGCGACTCCCGCATCTATCTGCTTCGGGATGGCGAGCTCAAGCAGGTGACCTCTGATCACACGTTCGTGCAGCGCCTGGTCGACTCCGGCCGCATCACGGAAGAGGAGGCCGCCGTCCACCCCCGCCGTTCCGTGCTCATGCGCGTGCTCGGCGACGTGGATGCCACCCCCGAGATCGACACCTCGGTTGTTCCCGTCCGAGACGGAGATCGCTGGCTGCTCTGCTCCGACGGACTCAGCAGCTACGTGAGCGAGGACAAGATCGCTGCCGCCCTGATGACGAACCCGCTCGCCCAGGATGCGGCCGAGCGTCTCGTCAAGGACAGCCTCGACCAGGGTGCCCCCGACAACGTCACCGTCGTCATCGTCGACATCGACTCCGCCGAGGGCTCGGCGCACGTTCCCCCTCTCACGGTCGGATCCGCCTCGGTCCCGCTCGTGTTCGAGGGCGACACGGGCCGCAAGGCGATCCGGCTGCCGACGCTGCTGCTTCATCCCCTCAAGGCGACGAAGCCCGACGACAGCCACTTCGAACCGGAGTCAGACGGCTACCTCGACGAGCTGATCCTCGAGGACCGCAAGCGCGCCCGGCGTCGCCGCATCACCTGGCTCGTTGTGCTCGCGCTCATCGTCGCTGCGGTGGTCGCCGCCGCGGTGATCGGCTACCAGTGGACCCAGACCCGTTTCTTCGTGGGCGCGAGTGGCACCTCGGTCGCGATCTATCAGGGTGTGCAGCAGGATCTCGGGCCGATCAGCCTCTCCAACGTGTACCGCAAGACCGATCTCGGTCTCGACCA